In Cytobacillus oceanisediminis, the following proteins share a genomic window:
- the thiC gene encoding phosphomethylpyrimidine synthase ThiC: protein MTASSLNQKSISIMSSFTGSKKVYVEGSRTDIKVPMREIELSPTTGNFGEEINEPVRVYDTSGPYTDPQYTADLKKGLPALRRKWIHERADVEEYEGRRVKPEDNGFRDENDPRANHKVFPGLNRKPLRAKKGKNVTQLHYAKKGIITPEMEFIAIRENMEPEFVRSEVARGRAIIPSNINHPETEPMIIGRNFHVKINANIGNSAVSSSIEEEVEKMTWATRWGADTIMDLSTGKNIHTTREWIIRNSAVPVGTVPIYQALEKVNGIAEDLTWEVYRDTLIEQAEQGVDYFTIHAGVLLRYVPLSAKRLTGIVSRGGSIMAQWCLHHHKENFLYTHFEEICEIMKAYDVAFSLGDGLRPGSIADANDEAQFAELETLGELTKIAWEHDVQVMVEGPGHVPMHLIKENMDKQLEICKEAPFYTLGPLTTDIAPGYDHITSAIGAAMIGWYGTAMLCYVTPKEHLGLPNRDDVREGVITYKIAAHAADLAKGHPGAQKRDDALSKARFEFRWRDQFNLSLDPERALEYHDETLPAEGAKTAHFCSMCGPKFCSMRISQDIRNYAKEHKLGTGEAIQKGLEEKAEEFKKAGGSIYQ from the coding sequence ATGACTGCAAGTTCATTAAATCAGAAGAGCATTTCCATTATGTCGAGCTTTACTGGCAGCAAAAAAGTATATGTGGAGGGATCCAGGACTGATATAAAGGTTCCGATGCGTGAGATAGAATTAAGTCCCACTACCGGAAATTTTGGAGAAGAAATCAATGAGCCGGTTCGCGTATATGATACGAGCGGACCTTATACGGATCCTCAATATACGGCAGATCTAAAAAAAGGGCTTCCTGCATTAAGAAGAAAGTGGATTCATGAACGCGCGGATGTTGAAGAGTACGAAGGCCGAAGAGTGAAGCCCGAGGATAATGGGTTTCGGGACGAAAATGATCCGCGTGCTAATCATAAGGTCTTTCCTGGCTTAAACCGCAAGCCATTGAGAGCGAAAAAAGGGAAGAATGTTACCCAGCTTCACTATGCCAAAAAAGGAATTATTACTCCGGAGATGGAGTTTATAGCCATTCGGGAAAATATGGAACCGGAATTTGTGCGGTCTGAAGTAGCAAGAGGGCGGGCGATTATTCCTTCCAATATCAATCATCCTGAGACAGAGCCAATGATTATCGGAAGGAATTTTCACGTGAAAATTAATGCGAACATTGGAAACTCGGCTGTTTCATCCTCTATTGAAGAAGAGGTAGAGAAAATGACCTGGGCTACCCGATGGGGAGCAGATACAATTATGGATCTGTCTACAGGCAAAAATATTCATACTACACGTGAATGGATTATCAGAAACTCCGCCGTTCCGGTCGGTACTGTTCCCATTTATCAGGCACTTGAAAAGGTTAATGGCATTGCTGAGGATCTTACTTGGGAAGTATACAGGGATACCTTAATCGAACAAGCAGAGCAGGGGGTTGACTATTTTACAATTCATGCAGGTGTCCTTTTGAGGTATGTTCCGCTGTCAGCAAAACGCTTGACCGGAATTGTGTCGAGAGGCGGATCCATTATGGCCCAATGGTGCCTGCATCATCATAAAGAGAACTTTTTATATACACACTTTGAAGAAATCTGCGAGATCATGAAAGCTTATGATGTGGCCTTCTCCCTGGGGGATGGACTGCGGCCGGGATCGATTGCAGATGCAAATGACGAGGCTCAATTTGCAGAGCTCGAAACACTTGGGGAGTTGACTAAAATTGCTTGGGAACATGATGTACAGGTAATGGTCGAGGGACCTGGCCATGTTCCAATGCATTTAATCAAAGAGAACATGGATAAACAATTGGAGATCTGCAAAGAAGCGCCATTCTACACACTTGGACCACTTACGACTGATATAGCCCCGGGATATGACCATATTACCTCTGCCATCGGGGCTGCCATGATAGGCTGGTATGGTACGGCAATGCTTTGTTATGTTACCCCTAAGGAACATTTGGGTTTGCCAAATAGGGACGATGTGCGCGAGGGTGTCATCACGTATAAAATTGCAGCCCATGCTGCAGATCTGGCAAAGGGACATCCTGGAGCGCAAAAAAGGGATGATGCCCTGTCAAAAGCCCGTTTTGAATTCCGTTGGAGAGATCAATTCAATCTCTCATTGGATCCTGAGCGCGCTTTGGAATACCATGATGAAACACTGCCGGCTGAAGGTGCTAAAACAGCTCATTTCTGTTCCATGTGCGGGCCAAAGTTTTGCAGCATGAGAATTTCTCAGGATATCCGGAATTATGCAAAAGAGCATAAGCTTGGCACGGGTGAAGCGATACAGAAAGGTCTGGAAGAAAAAGCTGAGGAATTTAAAAAGGCTGGGGGAAGCATTTATCAGTAG
- a CDS encoding thiamine phosphate synthase has protein sequence MRKQLHVISDGKLSLEAFAEIAGEVEPFADKFHLREKHRTSKELYEGVKLLRNKGIPIHKIVINDRVDVAWTCKTGVHLAFHSLPVHVVKTHFLEMPIGCSVHSPEEAEEAVKQGADYILFGHIFKTDSKKGVPPRGTGSLEALKKAVDIPVLAIGGIKPEKVPEVLEAGADGIAVMSGILQAKDPVEAAKLFSKKLNEEGK, from the coding sequence ATGAGAAAACAGCTGCATGTTATATCAGATGGAAAGCTTTCTCTAGAGGCCTTCGCTGAAATAGCAGGTGAAGTGGAACCCTTTGCAGACAAGTTCCACTTGAGGGAAAAACATCGAACCTCTAAGGAGCTATATGAAGGAGTTAAGCTGCTTCGTAATAAGGGAATCCCCATTCATAAAATTGTTATAAATGATCGGGTGGATGTTGCATGGACATGTAAAACGGGTGTACATCTTGCTTTTCACAGCCTTCCAGTCCATGTTGTCAAAACGCATTTTCTAGAAATGCCTATCGGATGTTCCGTACATTCTCCTGAAGAAGCAGAAGAGGCTGTAAAACAGGGGGCTGATTATATCCTGTTTGGGCACATATTTAAAACCGATTCCAAGAAGGGAGTCCCGCCAAGGGGTACTGGGTCACTGGAGGCTCTTAAAAAGGCAGTAGATATTCCGGTATTGGCAATTGGAGGCATTAAACCAGAGAAAGTCCCTGAGGTTTTGGAGGCGGGGGCAGATGGCATTGCTGTAATGTCAGGGATTTTGCAGGCAAAGGACCCTGTAGAGGCAGCAAAGCTCTTTTCAAAAAAATTAAATGAGGAGGGGAAATAG
- the thiO gene encoding glycine oxidase ThiO, which translates to MRKMFDAVIVGGGINGSSIAFQLAKRGYKVAVLDKGKIAGKASGAAAGILGAQTELTEDGPLFQLACKSRSMYRSLIPELEDLSQVHIGYQNKGVYKVAANKEEEQVLKRLIESQQKADEQAEWFSIDDLIKREPFVSNKLRGAMYIPNDGQVQAYELSLAFAKASIALGAEIYEYMHVSDFILKDEKVYGVRTSQGEFLADSVIIASGAWSREILERTGLALPIIPVKGECFSVKIEKPLVQGTIFSHGCYIVPKQSGRLVVGATVKVNSFDEKVTFEGISLLMEKAQNLVPDIANAEWERAWTGIRPQSADGQPFLGEHPAYRGLYIAAGHFRNGILLAPATGELMADILEGKTEQPNPFQLSRLECIVHSSKGVLL; encoded by the coding sequence GTGAGGAAAATGTTTGACGCCGTTATAGTTGGAGGTGGCATTAACGGAAGCTCAATTGCATTTCAACTGGCTAAAAGAGGGTATAAAGTGGCCGTTTTGGATAAGGGGAAAATTGCCGGCAAGGCTTCCGGAGCAGCAGCTGGAATTTTAGGAGCCCAAACGGAACTGACAGAAGACGGCCCGCTATTTCAGTTGGCATGCAAAAGCCGCTCCATGTACCGGAGCCTGATTCCTGAACTGGAAGACTTATCACAAGTGCATATTGGCTATCAAAATAAGGGTGTATATAAAGTGGCGGCTAATAAAGAAGAGGAGCAGGTATTAAAAAGATTGATTGAAAGCCAGCAAAAAGCGGATGAGCAGGCCGAATGGTTTTCGATTGATGACCTGATCAAACGTGAACCGTTCGTATCAAACAAATTGAGGGGTGCCATGTATATACCGAATGACGGACAGGTACAGGCATATGAATTGTCCCTTGCATTTGCAAAAGCTTCAATAGCCCTCGGTGCAGAAATATATGAGTATATGCATGTATCAGATTTTATTTTAAAAGATGAAAAGGTTTATGGGGTCAGAACCAGCCAGGGAGAATTTCTGGCAGATTCTGTTATTATTGCTTCCGGGGCCTGGAGCAGGGAGATTCTTGAAAGAACGGGCCTTGCGCTGCCCATTATTCCGGTTAAAGGCGAGTGCTTCTCGGTCAAGATTGAAAAACCGCTTGTACAGGGGACAATCTTTTCACACGGATGCTATATCGTTCCAAAGCAATCTGGGAGGTTGGTAGTTGGAGCGACGGTTAAGGTAAATTCATTTGATGAGAAGGTGACCTTTGAGGGGATATCCTTGCTGATGGAAAAGGCTCAAAACCTGGTTCCGGATATCGCGAATGCAGAATGGGAACGTGCCTGGACAGGAATTCGTCCGCAATCGGCTGATGGCCAGCCTTTTTTAGGCGAACATCCTGCTTATAGAGGGCTATATATTGCCGCTGGCCATTTTCGAAATGGGATCCTCCTTGCCCCGGCAACAGGTGAACTGATGGCAGACATCCTCGAAGGAAAAACGGAGCAGCCAAATCCTTTTCAGCTGTCCCGCCTTGAATGCATAGTCCATTCGTCAAAAGGGGTGCTTTTATGA
- the thiS gene encoding sulfur carrier protein ThiS: protein MNVVINGDAMVLPETVNSVSRLLEHFNLEQKVVIVELNQHILDKSTHAETILSDGDRIEIVHFVGGG from the coding sequence ATGAATGTTGTCATTAACGGTGATGCTATGGTGCTGCCGGAAACAGTTAATTCTGTTTCACGTCTGCTCGAGCACTTTAATTTGGAGCAAAAGGTAGTCATTGTCGAACTGAACCAGCATATTTTGGATAAATCCACGCATGCTGAAACCATTCTGTCAGATGGGGATCGAATCGAAATTGTACACTTTGTAGGAGGCGGATGA
- a CDS encoding thiazole synthase, translated as MLKIGPYEFNSRLLLGTGKYPNFDVQREAVEASETEVLTFAVRRMNIFEANQPNFLEKLDLKKYKLLPNTAGASTAEEAVRIARLSKASGLCDMIKVEVIGCSKTLLPDPIETKKAAEILLDEGFIVLPYTSDDVVLARKLEELGCHAVMPCASPIGSGQGIINPINLQFITEQATVPIIVDAGIGSPADAALAMELGADGVLLNTAVSSADDPVKMAKAMKLAIEAGRLGYEAGRMPKKRYASASSPAEGMVFS; from the coding sequence TTGTTGAAAATTGGACCATATGAATTTAACTCACGGCTGCTGCTCGGAACAGGAAAATATCCAAACTTTGATGTGCAAAGGGAAGCTGTTGAAGCTTCGGAAACAGAGGTGCTTACGTTTGCTGTACGCCGTATGAACATTTTTGAAGCGAACCAGCCCAACTTTTTGGAAAAGCTGGACTTAAAGAAATATAAATTACTCCCTAATACGGCAGGAGCAAGTACAGCTGAGGAGGCTGTCCGAATAGCGAGGCTATCCAAAGCTTCCGGGCTCTGCGACATGATTAAGGTTGAGGTTATTGGATGCAGCAAAACGCTTCTTCCCGATCCAATAGAAACAAAAAAAGCAGCGGAAATCCTATTAGACGAGGGATTTATTGTTCTGCCCTATACTTCTGATGATGTCGTGCTTGCTCGAAAACTTGAAGAACTAGGCTGCCATGCGGTCATGCCATGTGCTTCGCCAATTGGTTCAGGGCAGGGAATCATTAATCCTATTAACCTTCAATTTATTACAGAGCAGGCTACTGTGCCGATTATTGTGGATGCTGGAATTGGGAGCCCGGCAGATGCGGCATTGGCAATGGAGCTGGGAGCAGATGGAGTGTTATTAAATACGGCTGTCTCCTCTGCCGATGATCCTGTTAAAATGGCAAAAGCAATGAAACTCGCCATTGAAGCAGGGAGGCTGGGTTATGAAGCAGGCCGGATGCCGAAAAAACGTTATGCATCAGCAAGCAGCCCGGCGGAAGGAATGGTTTTTAGTTGA
- a CDS encoding MoeB/ThiF family adenylyltransferase yields MNERYSRQMLFPPIGKEGQKKLREKHALIVGAGALGAANAETLTRAGVGKLTIADRDYVDWSNLQRQQLYCEEDAVRKSPKAIAAANRLKAINSEVQVIARIMDVGVQEIEELIEGVDLIIDSTDNFDIRFLINDISQKHRIPWIYGGCVGSYGLSYTILPGVSPCLNCLMDKLPLGGITCDTAGVIQPAIQMVAAHQSAEALKILAEDLESLRGTLVSFDLWKNHFSSVNVSSLKNPQCLSCGTNPVYPFLDYRNQTKTALLCGRDTVQIRPSALQDMDVAYLEKSLVSQGINVESNPYLLSFSIDQARVVVFKDGRVLVHGVSDILQAKNLYHRFLG; encoded by the coding sequence TTGAATGAACGGTACTCCCGCCAGATGTTATTTCCTCCAATTGGTAAAGAAGGACAGAAAAAGCTGAGGGAAAAACACGCTTTAATTGTAGGGGCTGGTGCATTAGGGGCTGCAAATGCAGAAACCCTCACAAGGGCAGGCGTCGGCAAATTAACCATTGCCGATCGGGATTATGTGGATTGGAGCAACCTGCAGCGCCAGCAGCTTTATTGTGAAGAAGATGCTGTCCGAAAATCGCCAAAAGCGATAGCAGCGGCTAACCGCCTAAAAGCCATCAATTCAGAGGTGCAAGTTATCGCCCGTATTATGGATGTAGGAGTACAGGAAATTGAAGAGCTGATTGAGGGTGTTGATTTAATCATTGACTCAACAGATAATTTTGACATTCGCTTTCTGATCAATGATATATCTCAAAAGCACCGGATTCCCTGGATATATGGAGGTTGTGTGGGGAGCTATGGTTTAAGCTATACCATCTTGCCAGGGGTGTCACCGTGCCTGAATTGCCTGATGGACAAATTGCCATTGGGGGGAATTACCTGCGATACGGCTGGTGTTATTCAGCCGGCTATTCAAATGGTTGCGGCTCACCAGTCTGCTGAGGCCTTAAAAATATTGGCAGAAGACTTGGAATCCTTACGCGGGACGCTTGTTTCCTTTGATTTATGGAAAAATCATTTTAGTTCTGTTAATGTTTCTTCCTTAAAAAATCCGCAGTGCTTATCGTGCGGGACTAATCCAGTTTATCCCTTCCTGGACTACAGAAATCAGACAAAAACAGCGCTGCTTTGCGGGAGGGATACCGTTCAAATCAGGCCTTCAGCCCTTCAGGATATGGATGTTGCTTATCTGGAAAAATCCCTGGTCTCTCAAGGAATCAATGTAGAGAGCAACCCTTATTTGCTCTCATTTTCGATCGATCAGGCCAGAGTGGTTGTATTTAAGGATGGAAGAGTGCTGGTTCACGGGGTAAGTGACATTCTACAGGCGAAGAACCTGTATCATCGCTTCCTGGGATAA
- a CDS encoding VOC family protein — MEQQNPSAVAHPSILFSTSDIEAAYEQMKQNGVEVEDMVKMPFGTMFTFKDQDGNNYLLREDK, encoded by the coding sequence ATGGAACAGCAAAACCCATCTGCAGTTGCCCACCCATCCATCCTTTTCAGCACATCTGATATTGAAGCTGCCTATGAACAAATGAAACAAAATGGCGTGGAAGTTGAGGATATGGTAAAGATGCCTTTTGGAACTATGTTTACGTTTAAAGACCAGGATGGAAATAACTATTTATTGAGAGAGGATAAGTAA
- a CDS encoding VOC family protein, whose protein sequence is MINKIGKITVYVKDQEQAKDFWLNKMGFVLKFEQPMDQMLPGLKLLQAMMNLQL, encoded by the coding sequence TTGATCAATAAAATTGGAAAAATCACAGTATACGTTAAGGACCAGGAACAGGCAAAAGATTTCTGGCTGAATAAAATGGGGTTTGTTCTAAAGTTCGAACAACCTATGGACCAAATGCTGCCTGGATTGAAGTTGCTCCAAGCAATGATGAATTTACAACTTTAG
- a CDS encoding sensor histidine kinase has product MNIHRRFIFQFFVQLITVFVLFFIILISFWAFLGFSMMDFESKQDLSNAEDYFVSDHVSFKDGKAVFKEELKSLAKEQNGWLLAINETGEVLGTFNMPDKAPKKLRKSEIAAITYGESSEAHYTYWKIGTKPHFVLFGKAKAETKLLNQISPLVDWKQQKLNLSENIENELSRRNAWVQLIAPEGNVVDEYGAKNQQNKYSVRKLFAEQDTESSTPSVYFDPNTESAILLGIPADNKASSLEKSLFESLNRSLLIIFILAFLLLLGGTLWYARKFGVPLLTLMKWIQNLGSGLYQEPADVHGRPVTLSRKGKLKRKFRLYKELIATLTQLTETLQQNEKQQRIMANTREEWISGLSHDLKTPLSSISGYAQMLASNDYTWSEKETKEFSLIMAEKSDYMMDLLEDLTLTYRLKNNALPIAKVPTDLNEFIRRIIIYYINDPVYQDRTFHFIPHPESITASIDPKWFQRIMDNIISNAIKYNPPGTAISVSLTSIEEHLIVINIKDDGIGMDSATLGKLFSRYYRGTHTGETGSGSGLGMAITKQLVHLHGGTINVQSKPQNGTLIRIMMPVN; this is encoded by the coding sequence ATGAACATCCATAGACGATTCATCTTTCAATTTTTTGTCCAATTAATTACCGTTTTTGTGCTCTTCTTTATCATTCTGATTTCTTTTTGGGCTTTTCTTGGTTTTTCAATGATGGATTTCGAATCCAAACAGGATCTCTCCAATGCTGAGGATTATTTTGTATCTGACCATGTTAGCTTTAAAGACGGGAAAGCTGTTTTTAAAGAGGAATTGAAAAGCCTGGCAAAGGAACAGAATGGATGGCTCCTTGCCATTAATGAAACCGGGGAGGTTCTTGGCACTTTCAATATGCCGGACAAAGCTCCTAAAAAGTTAAGGAAAAGTGAAATCGCCGCCATTACTTATGGGGAAAGCAGTGAAGCCCATTATACATATTGGAAGATCGGCACTAAACCGCATTTTGTCCTTTTTGGAAAAGCCAAGGCTGAGACTAAACTTCTGAATCAAATATCGCCACTTGTTGATTGGAAACAACAGAAGCTGAACCTTTCTGAAAACATAGAGAACGAACTATCCCGGAGAAATGCCTGGGTCCAGCTTATTGCTCCTGAAGGCAATGTAGTGGATGAGTATGGAGCCAAAAATCAGCAGAACAAATACTCAGTCAGAAAGCTATTCGCAGAGCAGGATACGGAAAGCAGCACACCATCTGTATACTTTGACCCAAACACAGAAAGTGCCATCCTATTAGGGATTCCTGCTGACAATAAGGCTTCCAGTCTGGAAAAAAGTTTATTTGAAAGTCTAAACAGAAGTCTCCTTATCATTTTTATCCTGGCATTCCTGCTGCTTCTGGGCGGAACTCTCTGGTATGCACGCAAATTCGGTGTTCCTCTGCTGACATTAATGAAATGGATTCAAAATCTGGGGAGCGGGCTATATCAGGAGCCTGCAGATGTCCATGGCCGGCCGGTAACACTCAGCAGAAAAGGAAAATTGAAAAGAAAGTTCCGTCTTTATAAAGAGTTAATTGCAACCTTAACACAGCTTACCGAAACTCTTCAGCAAAATGAGAAGCAGCAGCGGATTATGGCCAATACAAGAGAAGAATGGATCAGCGGCCTTTCCCATGATTTAAAAACTCCGCTCTCCTCCATTTCCGGATATGCTCAAATGCTTGCCTCCAATGATTACACATGGTCCGAAAAGGAAACAAAGGAGTTCTCCCTCATTATGGCTGAAAAGTCGGATTATATGATGGACCTGCTGGAGGACTTAACCTTAACTTACCGTCTCAAAAACAATGCTCTGCCAATTGCCAAAGTGCCGACCGACTTAAACGAATTCATTCGCCGAATCATCATTTATTACATTAATGATCCTGTCTATCAGGACAGAACATTCCATTTCATTCCGCATCCTGAATCCATTACGGCTTCCATTGATCCCAAATGGTTTCAGCGGATTATGGATAATATCATATCCAACGCGATTAAATATAACCCGCCAGGAACAGCCATTTCCGTTAGCCTCACTTCCATAGAAGAGCATCTAATTGTCATTAACATTAAGGATGATGGCATCGGCATGGACAGCGCCACACTCGGAAAGCTCTTCAGCCGCTACTATAGAGGAACCCATACAGGCGAAACCGGAAGCGGATCAGGACTAGGCATGGCCATCACCAAACAGCTTGTCCACCTCCATGGAGGTACCATCAATGTTCAAAGCAAGCCGCAAAACGGCACCCTCATCCGGATTATGATGCCAGTCAATTAA
- a CDS encoding response regulator transcription factor, translating into MQDSRLLLVDDEQAILHMLCTILQREQFRNIDTASTAAQALERCRANTYDLILLDVMLPDRSGFDICPLIRATTDAPIFFLTARSTDLDKLSGFALGADDYITKPFNPLEVAARIKAHLRRHKGSQPIPVQTIYDFGRIKINTSAGEVTVSGKRIDLPAQVYQLLLFLSKHPNQIFSKSQLYEHVWGEEGFGEDNTVMVHIRKLREKIESNPSSPCHIITVRGLGYKFVPEGCIHEHP; encoded by the coding sequence ATGCAAGATTCAAGATTACTGCTTGTTGATGACGAACAAGCCATTTTGCACATGCTATGCACGATACTGCAGCGTGAACAATTCAGAAATATCGATACCGCCTCTACTGCCGCACAGGCATTAGAGCGCTGCCGGGCCAATACCTATGATCTCATTCTATTGGATGTGATGCTCCCTGACCGCAGCGGTTTTGATATTTGCCCTTTAATAAGGGCAACGACAGATGCTCCCATCTTCTTTCTGACTGCACGATCCACCGACCTTGATAAACTTTCAGGATTTGCCCTTGGAGCAGATGATTATATTACCAAGCCCTTTAATCCGCTTGAAGTAGCTGCGCGAATTAAAGCACACTTGCGGCGCCATAAAGGAAGTCAGCCTATTCCCGTACAAACAATCTATGATTTTGGCAGAATTAAGATCAATACTTCAGCAGGGGAAGTTACTGTTTCTGGAAAAAGGATAGACCTGCCAGCGCAAGTCTACCAGCTTCTCCTATTCTTAAGCAAACATCCCAATCAGATTTTCAGCAAAAGCCAGCTATATGAACATGTATGGGGAGAAGAAGGATTTGGGGAGGACAACACGGTCATGGTGCATATCCGAAAGCTCCGGGAGAAAATTGAAAGCAATCCAAGCAGCCCCTGCCACATTATTACAGTAAGGGGACTTGGCTATAAATTTGTTCCGGAAGGCTGTATTCATGAACATCCATAG
- a CDS encoding ABC transporter permease produces the protein MTIYTLIRITLKGAWNMFVMCKREFISLFKGIKSIIMIAILFAVSYYAAKFSSVLSSGVELTAGEAEDIHTIGLLSVILLLGQLFVFGLSHDTINREIHERTMRFLVTRASRSTILFGKFLGIWLFWLFCIVVSFLLISIFSKKFNLFIFSQTMSLVTYQAALAVLLSVLIPRPGYTMFLGNILGLMLPAFGFWAAFSPNGWVNWMKYLIPFYYLERDDFTFLVILGLAGMMLLAANAVFRRREC, from the coding sequence TTGACGATATATACTTTAATCAGAATCACGCTGAAGGGAGCATGGAATATGTTTGTGATGTGCAAGAGAGAGTTTATAAGTCTTTTTAAAGGGATTAAATCCATTATTATGATTGCCATATTATTTGCAGTATCGTATTATGCAGCGAAGTTTTCCAGTGTACTATCATCTGGAGTGGAACTGACGGCAGGCGAGGCTGAGGATATCCATACGATCGGTCTTTTAAGTGTCATTTTGCTGCTTGGACAATTATTTGTGTTCGGTTTGTCCCATGACACAATAAACAGAGAAATCCATGAGCGTACAATGAGGTTTCTGGTGACAAGGGCATCACGCTCTACTATATTATTCGGTAAATTCCTTGGAATATGGTTGTTCTGGCTGTTCTGTATTGTGGTGTCTTTTTTGCTGATCAGTATCTTTTCCAAGAAGTTTAATCTGTTTATTTTTTCCCAGACGATGAGTCTGGTGACTTACCAGGCAGCTTTAGCTGTCCTATTGTCCGTGCTTATCCCTAGACCTGGATATACCATGTTTTTAGGCAACATTCTGGGGCTGATGCTTCCGGCTTTTGGATTTTGGGCTGCTTTTTCTCCAAATGGCTGGGTAAACTGGATGAAATACCTTATCCCTTTTTACTATTTGGAGCGTGATGATTTTACTTTCTTAGTCATACTGGGGCTGGCAGGTATGATGCTGCTGGCTGCAAATGCTGTCTTTAGAAGGAGGGAATGCTGA
- a CDS encoding ABC transporter ATP-binding protein, which translates to MIAIEAKQLSKAYGAHQVVMGMDLAVRKGEIFGFLGRNGAGKSTFINMLTGIISSSSGTYSLLGVEGPDSKVMKRVGVMPDYSSFYGSWTALDHLRFFSELSGARASKEKCLEVLRSVDLLSHANKKAGKFSFGMKKKLGIAQAIIHDPELIFLDEPTSGMDAESVILIHRLIKELQKQGKTVFMTSHNLDEVEKICSRIAIMRDGIIDKIGTMEELRAFYRSTITVKMKHSNVPKQEQAKLKQWLDSTGSLLEHGDAYTVITISDENKIADMIRAFTQCKADVLRVEVEEPSLEEIFLNE; encoded by the coding sequence ATGATTGCCATCGAAGCGAAACAGCTCTCAAAAGCCTATGGTGCCCATCAGGTGGTCATGGGAATGGATTTAGCCGTAAGGAAAGGCGAGATATTTGGGTTTCTCGGACGTAACGGTGCAGGTAAATCCACCTTTATTAATATGCTGACAGGAATCATTTCCTCCAGCAGCGGAACATACTCACTTCTTGGGGTTGAAGGACCTGATAGCAAAGTGATGAAAAGAGTGGGGGTTATGCCGGATTATTCATCTTTCTATGGGTCATGGACCGCTCTGGATCATTTGCGCTTTTTCTCAGAGCTATCGGGCGCCAGGGCTTCAAAAGAGAAATGTCTGGAGGTTCTGAGAAGTGTTGATCTTTTATCACATGCCAATAAGAAAGCAGGCAAGTTCTCCTTTGGCATGAAAAAGAAACTGGGGATTGCTCAGGCGATTATTCATGATCCGGAGCTGATATTCCTTGACGAGCCTACATCGGGTATGGATGCGGAATCTGTTATTCTCATTCACCGTCTCATTAAAGAGCTTCAAAAACAGGGGAAGACGGTTTTTATGACATCGCATAATCTGGATGAAGTGGAGAAGATTTGCTCAAGGATTGCCATTATGCGGGATGGAATCATTGATAAGATTGGAACGATGGAAGAGTTACGGGCCTTTTACCGGTCAACCATAACTGTCAAAATGAAACACTCCAACGTGCCGAAGCAGGAACAAGCTAAGCTGAAGCAATGGCTTGATTCAACTGGCAGCCTGCTTGAACACGGGGATGCTTATACAGTGATCACAATCAGCGATGAGAATAAGATTGCTGACATGATAAGGGCTTTCACACAATGCAAGGCGGATGTTCTGCGGGTGGAAGTTGAAGAGCCATCGCTCGAAGAAATCTTTTTAAATGAATAA
- a CDS encoding PH domain-containing protein, which produces MHVNIKEPQNRISRNAIRVWIISEAIQNIIGFAVLGVLFYLDDRFSWKEWIGWILIILLTISIPAAIWSFISPYIQYKSWRYDVDEEYVQLKSGVWQERHLLIPMSKIQSVETVQGPIMRKYGLYSVSMGTMGSSHVIPALPKEEAVSLRNKIAKLAKVKEEDE; this is translated from the coding sequence ATGCATGTAAATATAAAGGAACCTCAAAACAGGATTTCACGGAACGCCATCCGGGTATGGATCATCAGTGAGGCGATCCAAAATATCATCGGATTTGCGGTTCTCGGAGTGTTGTTTTATCTGGATGATCGATTTTCATGGAAAGAATGGATCGGGTGGATCCTGATCATTTTATTGACTATATCGATACCGGCGGCAATTTGGTCTTTCATATCGCCATACATTCAGTACAAAAGCTGGCGTTACGATGTGGATGAAGAATATGTCCAGCTGAAGTCAGGGGTGTGGCAGGAAAGGCATCTGCTGATCCCCATGAGCAAAATACAATCGGTTGAAACCGTGCAGGGTCCTATTATGAGGAAATACGGCCTATATTCCGTAAGCATGGGAACGATGGGGTCTTCTCATGTAATCCCGGCATTGCCAAAAGAGGAGGCTGTCTCATTAAGAAATAAGATAGCCAAACTTGCCAAAGTAAAGGAAGAGGACGAATGA